In a genomic window of Flavobacterium lipolyticum:
- a CDS encoding sodium/sugar symporter, which translates to MNQNLAFADYAVFIIYFIVVSAYGYTVYRKRKQDEQDAKAYFLAEGNLTWWAIGASLIASNISAEQFIGMSGEGFFLGIAVAAYEWIAAISLIVVAVWFIPVYLKNKIYTMPQFLKTRYNDSTALIMAVFWLFLYVFVNLTSILYLGAVAINGMAGGEYLHIIMIGLALFALFISLGGMKVVAYTDVIQVAVLIIGGLVTSYIALTTVGQYFGVGQNVIAGFKVLMKEAPEHFKMIIPRPTATSSQLDINKYLTFPGLMSYLAGIWIINLNYWGCNQYITQRALGADLQTARTGILFAGMLKLLMPLIVMLPGIAAYVLYQNGHLPQLVGGKDGAYSAVLTFLPTGLKGLSVAALTAAIVASLAGKVNSISTIYTLDIHKKYIQKEAGEKQQVNIGRIAVFGAMLLAVLFTWNDILGIGGVGGFTYIQKYTGFISPGVFAMFVLGMFWKRTTGAAAVVGVILGFVLSVLFNEYAPALFGNETLLYTAYPNGKGAFEIPFHICMGLSFIFTTLVMVLISFAGPKVNPKAFEIDAEMFKVKPQTTVLIVITLLIIAALYIKFW; encoded by the coding sequence ATGAACCAGAACCTTGCTTTCGCAGATTATGCGGTTTTTATTATTTACTTCATCGTAGTTTCGGCCTACGGTTATACGGTTTACCGAAAACGTAAACAAGACGAACAGGATGCTAAAGCTTATTTTTTGGCCGAGGGAAACCTGACCTGGTGGGCTATTGGAGCTTCTTTAATTGCTTCAAATATCTCGGCAGAGCAATTTATCGGAATGAGTGGTGAAGGTTTCTTTTTAGGAATTGCCGTTGCGGCTTATGAATGGATTGCAGCCATAAGTCTTATTGTGGTCGCCGTTTGGTTTATTCCCGTATACCTAAAGAATAAAATCTATACGATGCCACAATTCTTAAAAACACGTTATAATGATTCTACTGCTTTAATCATGGCTGTTTTCTGGCTGTTCTTGTACGTTTTTGTAAACTTAACTTCTATTTTATATTTAGGAGCTGTGGCCATAAACGGTATGGCCGGCGGAGAATATCTGCATATTATCATGATCGGACTAGCATTGTTTGCCTTATTCATCTCTCTTGGAGGAATGAAAGTTGTTGCTTATACCGATGTTATTCAGGTGGCCGTTTTAATCATTGGAGGTTTAGTAACCTCGTATATTGCTCTTACCACCGTAGGACAATATTTTGGAGTCGGACAAAATGTAATTGCCGGATTCAAAGTTTTAATGAAAGAAGCACCGGAACATTTTAAAATGATTATTCCAAGACCAACTGCAACATCCTCTCAGCTTGATATCAACAAATACCTAACTTTCCCTGGTCTGATGTCTTATCTTGCCGGTATCTGGATCATCAACCTGAATTACTGGGGATGTAACCAATACATTACGCAAAGAGCCCTGGGTGCCGATTTACAAACGGCACGCACCGGTATTTTGTTTGCCGGTATGCTCAAATTGTTAATGCCTTTAATCGTAATGTTACCGGGTATTGCTGCCTATGTTTTGTATCAAAACGGGCATTTACCACAATTAGTCGGAGGAAAAGACGGAGCTTATTCTGCCGTACTGACTTTCCTTCCAACCGGATTAAAGGGGCTTTCCGTAGCGGCACTAACCGCAGCAATTGTAGCTTCGTTAGCCGGAAAAGTCAACAGTATCTCGACAATCTACACTTTGGATATTCACAAAAAATACATTCAAAAAGAAGCTGGTGAAAAACAGCAGGTAAACATTGGAAGAATTGCCGTTTTTGGAGCGATGCTTTTAGCAGTATTATTTACCTGGAATGATATTTTAGGAATTGGAGGTGTTGGCGGATTTACCTATATCCAAAAATACACGGGCTTTATCAGTCCGGGAGTTTTTGCCATGTTCGTTTTAGGAATGTTCTGGAAACGAACTACGGGAGCTGCAGCTGTAGTAGGCGTAATTTTAGGTTTTGTATTATCCGTACTATTCAACGAATATGCTCCTGCCTTATTTGGAAATGAAACACTATTGTACACTGCTTATCCAAACGGAAAAGGAGCTTTTGAAATTCCTTTTCATATTTGTATGGGATTATCGTTCATCTTTACCACCTTGGTAATGGTTTTAATCAGTTTTGCAGGTCCTAAAGTGAATCCTAAAGCATTCGAAATCGATGCCGAAATGTTTAAAGTAAAACCACAAACGACTGTTTTAATCGTCATTACATTATTGATTATTGCGGCCCTGTACATTAAATTTTGGTAG
- a CDS encoding UDP-glucose--hexose-1-phosphate uridylyltransferase, whose protein sequence is MKNFDINEDPHRRFNPLLNEWILVSPHRAKRPWQGQNETLATETLPKHDPNCYLCPGNVRANGEHNPTYKDSFVFENDFAAMKQDEIIFEEDIKHTFFKTKPEQGISKVVCFSPRHDLTLPEMEIEGIESIVKVWQKEYAELGSIKYINHVQIFENKGSIMGCSNPHPHGQIWAQSSLPTQVERTQTNLKSYFDKNNRTLLQDYVQAELKTGDRVVIENDDFIALVPFWATWPYETMIVSKRVVNKITDFTEEETNSFAVILKQLTIKYDNLFSTSFPYSSGIHQSPTDGLEHPEWHFHMHFYPPLLRSATVKKFMVGYEMLGESQRDITPERCAEVLRQQSDIHYKQK, encoded by the coding sequence ATGAAAAACTTTGACATCAACGAAGATCCGCACAGACGTTTCAATCCATTACTAAACGAATGGATTCTGGTATCACCTCATCGAGCAAAACGTCCGTGGCAAGGGCAAAACGAGACTCTTGCAACTGAAACTCTTCCAAAGCACGACCCAAACTGTTATCTCTGTCCGGGTAACGTTCGCGCTAATGGAGAACACAATCCGACCTACAAAGACAGCTTTGTCTTTGAAAATGATTTCGCCGCAATGAAGCAGGACGAAATTATATTTGAAGAAGACATCAAGCACACTTTTTTTAAAACAAAACCCGAACAGGGAATTTCAAAAGTAGTCTGTTTTTCACCAAGACATGATCTTACTTTACCGGAAATGGAAATTGAAGGAATTGAGAGCATTGTAAAAGTCTGGCAAAAAGAATACGCTGAACTGGGAAGCATCAAATACATCAATCACGTTCAAATTTTTGAAAACAAAGGAAGTATTATGGGCTGCAGTAATCCGCATCCGCATGGTCAAATCTGGGCACAGTCGTCGCTTCCAACTCAGGTTGAAAGAACACAAACCAATCTGAAATCTTATTTTGATAAGAACAACCGAACGCTTCTTCAGGATTATGTTCAGGCAGAATTAAAAACCGGTGATCGTGTCGTAATCGAAAACGATGATTTTATTGCTTTAGTTCCGTTTTGGGCAACCTGGCCTTACGAAACGATGATTGTAAGCAAAAGAGTTGTCAATAAAATTACTGATTTTACGGAAGAAGAAACTAATTCCTTTGCCGTAATTTTAAAACAACTTACCATCAAATACGATAATTTATTCAGTACTTCTTTTCCGTATTCATCAGGAATCCATCAATCACCTACAGATGGTTTAGAACACCCGGAATGGCATTTTCACATGCATTTCTATCCGCCTTTGTTGCGATCAGCCACAGTAAAGAAATTTATGGTGGGTTATGAAATGTTAGGCGAATCTCAGAGAGACATTACCCCTGAAAGATGTGCCGAAGTTTTAAGACAGCAATCAGACATTCATTACAAACAAAAATAA
- the galK gene encoding galactokinase encodes MNDILIQNTTAFFEKSFGSVPQKVVLSPGRINIIGEHIDYNDGYVLPAAIDKIICFAFEKNNTNSSKIIAIDLNEAFEIDLTAEILLSEEVWTNYIRGVIKQLQDNGFVFEGFNCVFSSNIPVGSGLSSSAALECGMIFGIASLFDLKIKKADIALLGQKAEHWVGINCGIMDQFSSVHGLENKVIKLDCNTLDFEYHNADFKDYALILFDSNVKHSLFTSEYNTRRQECEQGLAIVKHHFPQIKSFRDCTEEQLLTLQHQMSATIFKRAHFVVKEIDRVEKACEALDQGNITLLGQLLFEAHYGLSQEYEVSCKELDMLVNTAKTDDFIVGSRLMGGGFGGCTINFIKKGHENEVKNKFSNLYLNTFGIELKFYDVTISNGTRLLL; translated from the coding sequence ATGAATGATATTTTAATACAAAACACAACCGCTTTTTTTGAGAAGTCTTTTGGATCGGTTCCGCAAAAAGTGGTGCTCTCTCCCGGAAGGATCAATATTATAGGAGAACATATTGACTACAACGACGGCTATGTTTTACCAGCGGCTATTGACAAGATTATCTGTTTTGCTTTTGAAAAGAACAATACCAACAGCTCTAAAATAATAGCCATCGATTTGAACGAGGCCTTTGAAATTGATTTAACTGCAGAAATTCTTTTAAGCGAAGAGGTCTGGACCAATTATATTCGTGGCGTAATCAAACAATTACAGGACAACGGTTTTGTGTTTGAAGGTTTCAACTGTGTCTTTAGCAGCAACATTCCGGTAGGTTCCGGTTTATCCTCTTCTGCTGCTTTAGAATGTGGAATGATTTTCGGAATTGCATCACTTTTCGATTTAAAAATCAAAAAAGCCGACATCGCTTTGTTAGGGCAAAAGGCAGAACACTGGGTAGGGATCAATTGTGGTATTATGGATCAGTTTTCAAGTGTTCATGGTCTTGAAAATAAGGTTATAAAACTGGATTGTAATACCCTTGATTTTGAATATCACAATGCCGATTTCAAAGATTATGCTCTGATTTTGTTTGACAGTAATGTAAAACATTCTCTTTTTACCTCTGAATACAACACCAGAAGACAGGAGTGTGAACAGGGGCTGGCGATTGTAAAACATCATTTTCCTCAAATAAAAAGTTTTAGAGATTGTACGGAAGAACAGCTTTTGACGCTGCAGCATCAAATGTCAGCAACTATTTTTAAAAGAGCACATTTTGTAGTAAAAGAAATTGATCGTGTCGAAAAAGCTTGTGAAGCGTTAGATCAGGGAAATATTACACTTTTAGGGCAATTACTTTTCGAAGCCCATTATGGTTTATCGCAAGAATACGAAGTTAGCTGTAAAGAGCTGGATATGCTAGTAAATACGGCAAAAACGGACGATTTTATTGTTGGATCACGCCTCATGGGGGGTGGTTTCGGGGGGTGTACCATAAATTTTATAAAAAAAGGGCATGAAAATGAGGTGAAAAATAAGTTTTCAAATCTTTATTTAAATACATTTGGGATTGAATTAAAATTTTATGATGTAACAATCTCTAATGGAACAAGACTACTTCTTTAA
- a CDS encoding aldose epimerase family protein, with product MNIKQISHLPNTSAMESFGLLPDHEEILSCELCNKNGMKAKIINYGATLTSLLIPVATGEVVDVVLGFDTLESYLASYHLPSAPYFGATVGRYAGRIDKGVFALNDQTFQLNTNNNGNALHGGNIGFGQKTWNITHITSGDNPSITLSLLSENLEENYPGALQVDLTYTVTEENELKLEYKATSTEDTVVNLTHHTYFNLDGHHRDLLNQTLFIDSDKMLETDTENIPTGNFIALSDHDFDFRTAKKCPEAIDNSFVIESGKAVSATLSSVGNNLQMKVITDQPSVHIYVGGNCFGSIKGKENTNYHTFSGICFEAQNFPDAPNHKHFPNSVLRKGETYHQKTLYRFENIT from the coding sequence ATGAATATAAAACAAATATCACACCTTCCGAACACATCTGCCATGGAATCATTTGGTTTATTGCCCGATCACGAAGAAATTCTTTCTTGTGAATTGTGCAACAAAAACGGAATGAAAGCAAAAATTATCAATTATGGTGCAACACTGACCTCTTTGTTAATTCCGGTTGCAACAGGTGAGGTTGTTGATGTTGTTTTAGGTTTCGATACTTTAGAATCTTATCTGGCTTCTTATCATTTACCAAGCGCTCCTTACTTTGGCGCTACCGTTGGGCGTTATGCCGGACGAATCGACAAAGGTGTTTTTGCCTTAAACGATCAGACATTTCAATTGAATACCAACAACAATGGTAATGCTTTACATGGCGGGAACATTGGCTTTGGGCAAAAAACATGGAACATTACCCATATTACTTCGGGCGATAATCCTTCGATAACTTTAAGTCTTTTGAGCGAGAATTTAGAGGAGAATTATCCGGGAGCTTTACAGGTTGATTTGACGTATACTGTAACGGAAGAAAACGAATTAAAACTGGAATATAAAGCGACCTCAACTGAAGATACGGTCGTGAATCTTACGCATCACACTTATTTTAATCTTGACGGACATCATCGGGATTTGTTAAACCAAACCCTCTTTATTGATTCTGACAAAATGTTGGAAACAGATACTGAGAATATTCCAACCGGGAATTTCATTGCTCTCTCTGATCATGATTTTGATTTCAGAACGGCTAAAAAATGTCCGGAAGCTATTGACAATTCGTTTGTAATTGAGTCCGGAAAAGCGGTTTCCGCCACTTTATCCAGTGTCGGAAACAATTTGCAGATGAAGGTTATTACAGATCAGCCCAGCGTACATATATATGTAGGCGGAAATTGTTTTGGATCTATAAAAGGAAAAGAAAACACTAATTATCATACATTTAGCGGAATATGTTTTGAAGCACAAAATTTTCCGGATGCTCCTAATCATAAACATTTTCCGAATTCGGTTTTACGAAAAGGGGAAACCTATCATCAAAAAACCCTTTACCGATTTGAAAACATAACCTAA
- a CDS encoding GntR family transcriptional regulator, translating into MNIISIQSNIGLPKYRQIILSVEKAIEEEKLVKGDRLPSVNKVCLAFSLSRDTVLLGYDELKKRGIIYAIPGKGYYVKSVEINIKQKIFLLFDELNSFKEDIYNSFIQNIGKNVQVDIFFHHFNVQVFQKLITDSNGNYTKYIIMPTNLTDVAEAIKNLPVGEVIILDQTNPDLKLYPAVYQNHEKDIFEGLVKGKARMDKYKKLILIFPGFREPLGMKTGFIAFCTKYDFKFDIITEFTNGEINAGDLYIIPNDRDLVRVIENAQSQSLKLGTDFGIISYNETPLKKIVANGIATISTDFEMMGEILADMVLHGRKQQIENKSSLLIRNSL; encoded by the coding sequence ATGAATATAATTTCTATCCAAAGTAATATTGGTTTGCCAAAATACAGGCAGATTATTCTCTCTGTAGAGAAAGCAATTGAGGAAGAAAAACTGGTAAAAGGCGATCGGCTTCCGTCTGTCAATAAAGTTTGCCTGGCATTTTCGCTGTCACGTGATACGGTATTGTTGGGATATGACGAGCTTAAAAAAAGAGGTATTATTTATGCCATTCCGGGCAAAGGGTATTATGTTAAAAGCGTTGAAATCAATATCAAGCAAAAGATTTTTTTACTTTTTGATGAGTTAAACAGTTTCAAAGAAGACATCTATAATTCGTTTATACAGAATATTGGGAAGAACGTCCAGGTTGATATTTTTTTTCATCACTTTAATGTTCAGGTATTTCAAAAACTGATTACCGACAGTAACGGAAATTACACCAAGTACATTATTATGCCTACCAATTTAACCGATGTGGCAGAGGCGATAAAAAACCTACCAGTAGGGGAGGTTATCATATTGGATCAGACCAATCCGGATTTGAAATTGTATCCGGCAGTTTATCAAAATCACGAAAAAGATATTTTTGAAGGTTTAGTTAAAGGGAAAGCACGAATGGATAAGTATAAAAAGCTTATTTTGATTTTTCCGGGATTTAGAGAACCATTGGGAATGAAAACCGGTTTTATTGCTTTTTGTACAAAGTACGATTTTAAGTTTGATATCATCACAGAATTTACAAACGGAGAAATCAATGCAGGTGATTTGTACATTATACCAAACGATCGTGACCTGGTTCGCGTTATTGAAAATGCCCAATCGCAAAGCCTTAAACTCGGAACGGATTTCGGAATTATTTCTTATAACGAAACTCCTTTAAAAAAGATTGTGGCTAACGGCATTGCCACCATTTCAACCGATTTTGAAATGATGGGAGAAATTTTAGCCGATATGGTACTTCACGGACGCAAGCAGCAGATAGAAAATAAATCGTCTCTTTTGATTCGAAACTCGTTATAA
- a CDS encoding NUDIX hydrolase — protein sequence MLNSYSSADKVLLAVDCIIFGFDREGLKILLIKRGFEPEKGKWSLMGGLLKQDEVLDNAAIRVLKMYTGLNDVYMEQLYAYSEIDRDPLERTISVSYYALINIEDHNAELIENYHAQWFSVADAPSLIFDHNEMVQQAIRILRYKTSIKPIGFELLPEKFTMRQLLELYEAILSKELDKRNFITKINTMGILNKLDEKDMQSSRKGSYLYTFNKEKYEEKLRNNFVLNL from the coding sequence ATGCTTAACAGTTATAGCTCTGCAGATAAAGTTTTATTAGCAGTAGATTGTATTATTTTTGGGTTTGATCGCGAAGGTTTGAAAATTCTCTTAATCAAAAGAGGGTTCGAGCCTGAAAAAGGAAAATGGTCTTTGATGGGAGGCTTATTAAAGCAAGACGAAGTACTCGACAATGCTGCGATAAGAGTTTTAAAAATGTATACGGGATTAAACGATGTGTATATGGAACAACTTTATGCCTACAGCGAAATTGATCGTGACCCTTTAGAAAGAACCATTTCGGTTTCGTACTATGCTTTGATTAATATTGAAGATCACAATGCCGAGCTTATTGAAAATTATCATGCACAATGGTTTAGTGTGGCCGATGCTCCGAGTTTAATTTTTGATCATAACGAAATGGTGCAGCAAGCCATCAGAATATTACGTTATAAAACTTCGATCAAGCCAATTGGTTTTGAATTACTTCCTGAGAAGTTCACCATGCGCCAATTATTGGAGTTGTACGAAGCTATTTTGAGCAAAGAACTGGACAAAAGAAACTTTATCACTAAGATTAATACCATGGGAATCCTGAACAAACTGGACGAAAAAGACATGCAGTCTTCCCGAAAAGGATCGTATCTCTACACTTTCAATAAAGAAAAATACGAGGAAAAACTACGCAACAATTTTGTTTTAAACTTGTAA
- a CDS encoding RNA polymerase sigma-70 factor, whose protein sequence is MEKQYLNINAKNFPEIYDLYWNELFCFCRHHTGDEEAAKEIVQQIFISIWERREQLQIETFIRAYLYGAAKLKIVEYHRKQVTKKKHESTHFAEMNKVSNNTEEHILHKDLLRELQLAISTLPERCRQVYLMSREDGMDNRSIAASLVITEKAVEGNITRALRHIREHLKVFRSLVIFFTPLCRVSEDLCNYIII, encoded by the coding sequence ATGGAAAAGCAATATCTAAACATTAACGCCAAAAATTTCCCGGAGATTTATGATTTGTATTGGAATGAATTGTTTTGTTTTTGCAGACATCATACCGGCGACGAAGAAGCTGCAAAGGAAATTGTACAGCAAATTTTCATCAGTATCTGGGAAAGACGGGAACAGCTACAAATCGAAACTTTTATCAGAGCATATCTATATGGTGCTGCAAAACTCAAAATAGTAGAATATCATCGAAAACAAGTCACTAAAAAGAAACACGAAAGTACTCATTTTGCCGAAATGAATAAAGTTTCCAACAATACAGAAGAGCATATTTTGCATAAAGATCTGCTTCGTGAACTACAGTTGGCCATCAGCACACTTCCGGAACGATGCCGGCAGGTATATTTAATGAGCAGGGAAGACGGGATGGACAACCGTTCTATTGCCGCTTCTCTTGTTATTACAGAGAAAGCCGTTGAAGGAAATATTACAAGAGCACTTCGGCACATTCGTGAACATTTAAAAGTTTTTCGCAGTTTGGTCATTTTTTTTACTCCCCTATGTAGGGTTAGCGAGGACTTGTGCAACTACATCATTATATAA
- a CDS encoding TonB-dependent receptor, whose translation MIICTAVYAQNNGNVSFTGYIVDDSDLPVAGAEIQLQNTAVVVKSNSSGKFVFQNITSGKYQLVVSMTGYQIREMAVVVGQNQKEEIVIALKSNSVVLNSVDLFGKTIETKIKEQPFAVSVISTKKLAERDVDLNRLMDGVSGIRVQESGGMGSETNYSINGLSGKAVKFFVDGIPMENFGSSFSINNFSINTLERIEIYKGVTPVSFGADALGGSVNLVTRSRLKNYIDVSQTIGSFNTYRTAVSGKWRNESGFTLQTNSFFNSSDNNYPVWGPTVEVAGENGRPIPGYPRFRRFNDDYKSYTIRTDIGFTNVKWADALLLGFTLADQDRGIQTGRTMAYVYGDVRYNEKFVMPSLRYSKIGFLFSNLDVDLYASINKLRGTTTDTSSYKYNWTGKPIGTVDGELGGIRSGKSIYSFQDRTQLARINFVYHLKENQEVNLNYVFTGTRRKGSDVIAEADWTIPLRQPQDLNKHIAGLSYEISSFEDRWKNIFFTKYFAYEANAVVFDYNGGSSKETFYQNTKDNAWAFGYTSKWLLPKDYTIKFSAENTARLPEAVELLGNGNTIVNAPDLQPERSFNVNASLQKTIRNTVQNVNFGLNVFFRDTKNLIWLTEGDLMGTARYENLGKIRTLGVEVEANYARKQWLETSFNFTYQDIRNMQRFEGNGAPNHVYRDRLRNTPYVMANAEARLFLDEMFQMKPKISFFVSTHYVHQYYLGWPSLGEAREKMYIPTQFVQDAGLGYTFGNGRYSANFACRNILDKQVYDNYLLQKPGRFFSLKLRYFLQ comes from the coding sequence ATGATCATATGTACTGCCGTTTATGCTCAGAATAATGGGAATGTCAGTTTTACAGGTTATATAGTAGACGATAGCGATCTGCCTGTTGCCGGTGCCGAAATTCAATTGCAAAATACTGCTGTGGTGGTGAAAAGTAATAGCTCCGGGAAATTTGTTTTTCAAAATATTACATCAGGAAAATATCAGTTAGTGGTATCGATGACGGGTTATCAAATCCGGGAAATGGCTGTTGTTGTCGGACAGAATCAGAAAGAAGAAATTGTTATAGCGTTAAAATCGAATTCGGTTGTGTTAAATTCTGTTGATTTGTTTGGCAAAACGATTGAAACCAAAATCAAAGAACAGCCGTTTGCCGTTTCTGTTATCAGTACAAAAAAACTGGCAGAACGTGATGTCGATTTGAATCGGTTAATGGATGGAGTATCCGGTATTCGCGTACAGGAATCTGGTGGAATGGGCTCTGAAACCAATTATTCGATTAATGGATTATCCGGTAAAGCCGTAAAGTTTTTTGTAGATGGGATTCCGATGGAAAACTTCGGATCATCCTTCAGCATCAACAATTTTTCCATCAATACACTCGAAAGAATCGAAATCTATAAAGGAGTTACTCCGGTGTCCTTTGGTGCCGATGCACTTGGAGGTTCTGTAAACCTGGTAACACGCAGCCGTCTTAAAAATTATATCGATGTGTCGCAAACCATAGGGTCATTTAATACCTATCGTACAGCAGTTTCCGGAAAATGGAGAAACGAATCCGGTTTTACTTTGCAAACGAATTCTTTCTTTAATTCTTCCGACAATAATTATCCGGTTTGGGGGCCAACGGTAGAAGTTGCGGGAGAAAATGGAAGACCTATTCCCGGTTATCCAAGATTCAGAAGATTTAATGACGATTACAAATCGTACACCATTAGAACTGATATTGGGTTTACCAATGTCAAATGGGCAGATGCCTTGCTGTTAGGTTTTACTTTAGCAGATCAGGACAGAGGAATACAGACCGGAAGAACAATGGCTTATGTGTATGGAGACGTACGCTATAATGAGAAGTTTGTTATGCCTTCTCTGCGCTATTCTAAGATAGGCTTTTTATTTTCAAACTTAGATGTAGATCTGTATGCTTCTATAAACAAGTTAAGAGGTACAACTACTGATACCAGCTCTTATAAATACAACTGGACAGGAAAACCTATCGGAACGGTAGATGGAGAATTGGGAGGAATCAGATCAGGTAAGTCCATTTATTCTTTTCAGGATCGCACGCAGTTGGCCAGAATTAATTTTGTATATCACCTAAAAGAGAATCAGGAGGTTAACTTAAATTATGTGTTTACCGGTACCAGAAGAAAAGGCAGTGATGTTATTGCCGAAGCTGATTGGACAATTCCGCTCCGACAACCTCAGGATCTGAACAAACATATCGCAGGTTTATCGTATGAGATTTCTTCATTTGAGGACCGTTGGAAGAATATTTTCTTTACAAAGTATTTTGCTTATGAAGCCAATGCCGTTGTATTTGATTACAATGGCGGGAGTTCTAAGGAAACTTTTTATCAGAATACAAAAGACAATGCATGGGCTTTTGGATACACCTCTAAATGGTTATTACCAAAAGACTATACCATAAAATTTTCTGCTGAAAATACTGCCCGGTTACCTGAAGCCGTAGAGCTTTTGGGCAATGGTAATACAATTGTAAATGCACCGGATTTACAGCCTGAACGAAGTTTCAATGTGAATGCATCCCTTCAGAAAACAATACGTAATACCGTTCAGAATGTAAATTTCGGTCTTAATGTTTTTTTCAGAGACACCAAAAATCTGATCTGGTTAACAGAGGGAGATTTGATGGGAACCGCCCGCTATGAAAATTTAGGAAAAATACGTACGCTTGGGGTTGAGGTTGAAGCCAATTATGCCCGAAAGCAATGGCTTGAAACATCATTTAATTTTACCTATCAGGATATCAGGAACATGCAGCGTTTTGAAGGAAACGGTGCTCCAAATCATGTTTATAGAGACCGATTACGAAATACGCCTTACGTAATGGCAAATGCAGAGGCGAGATTATTCCTGGATGAGATGTTTCAAATGAAACCGAAAATTTCATTTTTTGTTAGCACACATTATGTTCATCAGTATTACTTAGGTTGGCCAAGTCTGGGAGAAGCACGCGAGAAAATGTACATTCCAACTCAGTTCGTTCAGGATGCTGGACTTGGTTACACTTTTGGAAACGGACGTTACAGTGCCAATTTTGCCTGCCGTAATATTTTAGACAAGCAAGTTTATGACAATTACTTACTGCAAAAGCCGGGAAGGTTTTTCAGTTTGAAACTAAGATATTTTTTACAATAA
- a CDS encoding DUF4374 domain-containing protein → MKSFLKKTTFMVSAVTMFAAVVSSCSSKSDEVEAESAQHFTIASWTQDLQYIASVPSLSEGSLTFKGKGIEANGSRYIWHKQYVYLMNLPQKKFIQYEMGKDGSLKEKGAILTDGVVPNYFQSLNIVDDNTMLVLGGLDINNGTVGWARIKLSDFTIEAKGTLAVPYDAAKKGVQFSVGRAFVDNGKLILGGYFYDNESKSYTVDGVRALVYDYPAMNNLKVIKSTATEGGVGYDYLHSLDKDEEGNHYFVASAGKFWTGVGGKSGVVRIKKGAADFDKDYFIDVTTPLGKQACLMGINYVGNGIAIGTVQYEELMTSVRDRLKNVGQLVRIDLKNKTVSLINTPLSPVSMVRSPLVYKGKYYTAISPVDAVASIYEVDPATGAFKKGTTLDGGGSVTVNLIAPHPTK, encoded by the coding sequence ATGAAATCGTTCTTAAAGAAAACAACATTTATGGTTTCTGCTGTTACTATGTTTGCGGCAGTTGTAAGCTCTTGCAGTTCAAAGTCAGATGAAGTAGAAGCCGAAAGTGCACAGCATTTTACAATTGCCAGCTGGACTCAGGATTTGCAATATATCGCATCGGTACCTTCATTATCAGAAGGATCTTTAACTTTTAAAGGGAAAGGTATTGAGGCTAACGGATCTCGTTATATCTGGCACAAACAGTATGTTTATTTGATGAACCTTCCGCAGAAAAAATTCATTCAATACGAAATGGGTAAAGACGGAAGCTTAAAAGAAAAAGGGGCTATACTTACAGACGGAGTGGTTCCGAATTACTTTCAATCGCTGAATATTGTAGACGATAATACCATGTTGGTTTTGGGAGGACTGGATATCAATAATGGTACTGTGGGCTGGGCCAGAATCAAACTAAGTGATTTCACGATCGAAGCAAAAGGAACATTGGCCGTACCATACGACGCTGCTAAAAAAGGAGTTCAGTTTTCTGTTGGAAGAGCATTTGTAGACAACGGAAAGCTTATTCTGGGAGGTTATTTTTACGACAACGAATCAAAATCCTATACAGTTGATGGCGTAAGAGCTTTAGTTTATGATTATCCTGCAATGAATAACTTGAAAGTAATCAAAAGTACTGCAACTGAAGGTGGAGTGGGTTATGACTACTTACATTCATTAGACAAAGACGAAGAAGGAAACCATTACTTTGTAGCGAGTGCCGGTAAATTCTGGACAGGTGTAGGCGGAAAATCTGGAGTGGTACGTATTAAAAAAGGCGCAGCAGATTTTGATAAAGATTATTTTATTGATGTAACAACACCATTAGGAAAACAAGCCTGTTTGATGGGAATCAATTATGTGGGTAACGGAATTGCAATTGGTACCGTTCAATACGAAGAGTTAATGACTTCAGTAAGAGACCGTTTAAAAAACGTAGGGCAGTTGGTTAGAATTGATTTGAAAAACAAAACAGTTTCGTTGATTAATACACCTTTAAGCCCGGTTTCAATGGTGCGTTCACCATTGGTATACAAAGGAAAGTATTACACCGCAATTAGTCCTGTTGATGCTGTAGCCTCAATTTACGAAGTTGATCCTGCTACAGGAGCTTTCAAAAAAGGAACTACTTTAGATGGCGGAGGTTCTGTTACGGTTAATTTAATAGCGCCGCATCCGACAAAATAA